One Clupea harengus chromosome 11, Ch_v2.0.2, whole genome shotgun sequence DNA window includes the following coding sequences:
- the LOC116222337 gene encoding E3 ubiquitin-protein ligase TRIM35-like, producing the protein MACRHAFLPEEDLSCPVCCDIFRHPVLLPCSHSICQICLWQFWKQKGSRECPICRRVSATDQTPCNLALKNLCESFLQNRSQTASFSRLPEVHCIPHKEQFKLFCLDDEQPVCLVCQASRKHSEHTFLPIDEAAQDYKGQLQTSLKLLQEKLRVHNQFKLTYHQTSSHIKIQAQDTERQIRREFEELQQFLRDEQAARLTALKAEERQKSRVMREKIEKINKDIGTLSDTVRPTEKEMRTEHALFLQNFKATMERAQYTLPDIPQQPDCVSGCLINVAEHLGNLKFRVWEKMKNKVQYTSVILDPNSAHPRLILSRDLTSINFGDAKQLPDNAERFDYWECVVGSGGLDSGCHCWDVEVGDSKGWDVGVTPESNQRKGISFSWERVWRVGFRETGMHYSGPHLHKLQQRLQRVRVHLNMATGQLAFWDPISDTHLHTFTHTFTESLFPFFYSNLSNAPQRILPGKISVFLE; encoded by the exons ATGGCGTGCAGACATGCATTTCTGCCCGAAGAGGATCTGTCATGTCCCGTTTGCTGTGACATCTTTAGGCATCCTGTTCTTTTGCCATGTAGTCACAGCATCTGTCAAATCTGTCTATGGCAGTTTTGGAAACAGAAGGGATCTCGAGAATGTCCAATTTGCCGTCGAGTGTCCGCGACCGACCAGACTCCGTGTAACTTAGCATTGAAGAACTTGTGTGAATCCTTTTTACAGAACAGAAGTCAGACCGCTAGCTTTTCTAGATTGCCTGAAGTACACTGCATTCCACATAAGGAACAATTCAAGCTTTTTTGTCTGGACGACGAACAGCCTGTTTGTCTGGTGTGTCAGGCTTCGAGGAAACATTCGGAGCATACATTTCTTCCCATCGATGAAGCGGCGCAAGATTATAAG GGGCAGCTCCAGACGTCACTGAAACTCTTGCAGGAGAAACTTCGAGTGCACAATCAGTTCAAACTGACCTACCACCAAACATCCAGTCACATCAAG ATCCAGGCCCAGGACACGGAGAGGCAGATCAGGAGAGAGTTTGAGGAGCTTCAGCAGTTTCTGCGAGACGAACAGGCAGCACGGCTTACAGCTctgaaggcagaggagaggcagaagagtcgtgtgatgagagagaagattgagaagatcAACAAGGACATCGGCACTCTTTCAGACACCGTCAGACCTACGGAAAAGGAGATGCGAACTGAACATGCACTCTTCCTTCAG AACTTCAAGGCTACAATGGAAag agCCCAGTACACACTGCCAGATATACCACAGCAGCCAGACTGCGTTTCAGGAtgtctgatcaatgtggcagaacacctgggcaacctaaAGTTCAgggtctgggagaagatgaagaacaAAGTTCAGTATA CCTCTGTGATCCTGGACCCAAACAGTGCCCACCCACGCCTCATCCTGTCCAGAGATCTGACCAGCATCAACTTCGGTGACGCTAAGCAGCTTCCTGACAACGCGGAACGCTTTGACTACTGGGAATGTGTTGTGGGCTCAGGGGGCTTGGACTCAGGATGCCACTGCTGGGATGTTGAGGTCGGGGACAGCAAAGGCTGGGATGTGGGTGTGACCCCCGAGTCCAACCAGAGGAAGGGGATCAGCTTCTcctgggagagagtgtggcgtGTGGGCTTCAGGGAGACGGGGATGCACTACTCAGGACCTCACCTCCACAAGCTCCAGCAGAGACTGCAGAGGGTCAGAGTGCACCTGAACATGGCCACAGGGCAGCTGGCATTCTGGGACCccatcagtgacacacacttgcacaccttcacacacaccttcacagagaGTCTCTTCCCGTTCTTCTACAGCAACCTCTCAAACGCTCCTCAAAGGATTCTGCCAGGGAAGATCTCAGTGTTCTTAGAATAA
- the LOC116222338 gene encoding E3 ubiquitin-protein ligase TRIM35-like, producing the protein MASKSSLPEEDLTCPVCFDIFKDPVVLLCSHSFCKDCLQKFWREKKSKECPVCRRQSSLGDPPLNLSLRNVCESFLKEKSQRASRGSEVLCSLHGERLKLFCLEDKQPVCLVCQASRKHSRHQFLPIDEAALDYKEQLKAVLKPLQKKLDEFEEVKKTCDKTASHIKVQAHQSEKQIKEEFEKLHQFLKDEEEARIRALKEEEEQKSLIMKEKIEEMSKEMSTLSDTITAIKKQMVAEDIIFLQNFKAIESSTCTLQKPQEVSGALIDVAKHLGNLRFRVWEKMKDIVQFTPVLLDPNTAHPSFIISEDLTSLKVTYPRQRLPDNPERFHFSQCVLGSEGFNSGSHYWDVEVGDSPYWCVGVTTESNQWKGISFWERVWRVGYGSSFIGPEHLLEQNLHTLRVHLDLDEGQLSFSDALQNTHLHTFKHTFTEKVLPFFYSFSSPLCILPLKPLHNN; encoded by the exons ATGGCATCTAAAAGCTCTCTACCTGAAGAGGATTTAACCTGTCCTGTTTGCTTTGACATTTTCAAGGATCCCGTCGTTCTTTTGTGTAGTCACAGCTTCTGCAAAGACTGCCTTCAGAAgttctggagagagaagaaatctaAAGAGTGTCCCGTTTGTAGAAGACAATCTTCATTGGGTGATCCGCCACTGAATTTGTCTTTGAGGAACGTATGTGAGTCTTTCCTGAAGGAGAAGAGTCAGAGGGCTTCAAGAGGGTCTGaagtgctctgcagtctgcacggtgagagactcaagctgttctgtctggaggataaacagcccGTATGTCTGGTGTGTCAGGCTTCCAGGAAACACTCAAGACACCAGTTCCTTCCCATAGATGAAGCTGCACTAGATTATAAA GAACAACTCAAGGCTGTACTGAAGCCCTTGCAAAAGAAACTGGATGAATTTGAAGAagttaaaaaaacatgtgaCAAAACAGCCAGTCACATTAAG GTCCAGGCCCATCAGTCAGAGaagcagatcaaggaggagtttgagaagcttcatcagtttctgaaagatgaagaggaggccagaataagagcactgaaggaggaagaggagcagaagagtttgATTATGAAAGAGAAGATTGAAGAAATGAGCAAGGAGATGTCCACTCTTTCAGATACAATAACAGCCATTAAGAAGCAGATGGTTGCTGAAGACATAATCTTCTTACAG AACTTCAAGGCCATAGAAAG TTCTACGTGCACACTGCAAAAACCACAGGaagtttcaggagctctgattgatgtggcaaagcacctgggcaacctgaggttcagagtctgggagaagatgaaggacatagttcagttca ctcctgtactgttggacccaaacactgcacacccaTCGTTCATCatttctgaggatctgaccagcttAAAAGTGACATATCCTAGACAGAGACTCCCTGATAATCCAGAAAGATTTCATTTCTCTCaatgtgtcctgggctctgagggcttcaaCTCAGGGTCACACTACTGGGATGTTGAAGTTGGAGACAGTCCAtactggtgtgtgggtgtgaccacAGAGTCTAACCAGTGGAAGGGGATCAGCTtctgggagagagtgtggcgtGTGGGGTATGGATCATCTTTCATAGGACCTGAGCATTTATTGGAACAgaacctccacacactcagagtgcatCTGGATTTGGATGAAGgacagctgtcattctctgatgctctacaaaatacacacttacacactttcaaacacacattcactgagaaaGTCCTTCCCTTCTTCTACAGCTTTAGTTCACCACTGTGTATTTTACCCCTGAAGCCCTTG CATAACAACTGA
- the LOC116222339 gene encoding E3 ubiquitin-protein ligase TRIM35-like: MASKRSLPEEDFTCPVCFVIFKDPVVLLCSHSFCKDCLQKFWREKKSKECPFCRRQSSLDNPPLNLSLRNVCESFLKEKSQRASGGSEVLCSLHGERLKLFCLEDKQPICVVCQASRKHSGHQFLPIDEAALYYKEQLNYVLKPLQEKLKEFEELIQTCDQTASHIKVQAHQSEKQIKEEFEKLHQFLKDEEEARIRALKEEEEQKSFIMKEKTEEISKEMSTLSDTITAIEKQMVAEDIIFLQVWTFCVPSSTCTLQKPQGVSGALIDVAKHLGNLRFRVWEKMKDIVQFTPVVLDPNTANPSFIVSEDLTSIKQTDPRQTLPDNPERLSNSYGCVLGSEGFNSGSHYWDVEVGDGTYWCVGVTPESNQRKRDTFSWERVWRVGFGFRLHFSGPGHKLKQNLHTLRVHLDLDKGQLSFSDPLQNTHLHTFKHTFTEKVLPIFFSHSSPLCILPLKPSVTIEQRRLC, encoded by the exons ATGGCATCTAAACGCTCTCTACCTGAAGAGGatttcacctgtcctgtttgctTTGTCATTTTCAAGGATCCCGTCGTTCTTTTGTGCAGTCACAGCTTCTGCAAAGACTGCCTTCAGAAgttctggagagagaagaaatctaAAGAGTGTCCATTTTGTAGAAGACAATCTTCATTGGACAATCCGCCACTGAATTTGTCTTTGAGGAACGTATGTGAGTCTTTCCTGAAGGAGAAGAGTCAGAGGGCTTCAGGAGGGTCTGaagtgctctgcagtctgcacggtgagagactcaagctgttctgtctggaggataaacagcccatatgtgtggtgtgtcaggCTTCCAGGAAACACTCAGGACACCAGTTCCTTCCCATAGATGAAGCTGCACTGTATTATAAA GAACAACTCAACTATGTACTGAAGCCCTTGCAAGAGAAACTGAAAGAATTTGAAGAACTTATACAGACATGTGACCAAACAGCCAGTCACATTAAG GTTCAGGCCCATCAGTCAGAGaagcagatcaaggaggagtttgagaagcttcatcagtttttgaaagatgaagaggaggccagaataagagcactgaaggaggaagaggagcagaagagtttCATTATGAAAGAGAAGACTGAAGAAATAAGCAAGGAGATGTCCACTCTTTCAGATACAATAACAGCCATTGAGAAGCAGATGGTTGCTGAAGACATAATCTTCTTACAGGTATGGACAT TCTGTGTTCCTAGTTCTACGTGCACACTGCAAAAACCACAGGgagtttcaggagctctgattgATGTGGCAAAGCACCTGGGTAACCTGaggttcagagtctgggagaagatgaaggacatagttcagttca cTCCTGTAGTGTTGGACCCAAACACTGCAAACCCATCGTTCATCgtttctgaggatctgaccagcaTTAAACAGACAGATCCTAGACAGACACTCCCTGATAATCCAGAAAGATTAAGTAATTCATATGgctgtgtcctgggctctgagggctttaactcagggtcACACTACTGGGATGTTGAAGTTGGAGACGGTACAtactggtgtgtgggtgtgacccCAGAGTCCAaccagaggaagagggacaCCTTCtcatgggagagagtgtggcgtGTGGGGTTTGGATTTAGATTACATTTTAGTGGACCTGGGCATAAATTGAAACAGAACCTCCACACTCTCAGAGTGCATCTGGATTTGGATAAAGgacagctgtcattctctgatcctctacaaaatacacacttacacactttcaaacacacattcactgagaaaGTCCTTCCCATCTTCTTCAGCCACAGTTCACCACTGTGTATTTTACCCCTGAAGCCCTCGGTGACCATTGAACAACGCAGACTATGTTGA
- the LOC116222340 gene encoding glutamate receptor ionotropic, kainate 5-like, translated as MPSLAAGAERSGRAWRGAAELGRDRRLSPYEWYNPHPCMRRGLLVNQYSLGNSLWFPVGGFMQQGSEIMPRALSTRCVSAVWWLFTLIIISSYTANLAAFLTVQRMEMPIESPDDLAEQTAIAYGTMQGGSTMAFFRNSRYQTYQRMWNFMHSKQPSVFVKSTEEGIARVLNSNYAYLLESTMNEYHRQRNCNLTQIGGLLDTKGYGIGMPLGSPYRDEISLAVLQLQESDRLEILKRRWWEGGQCPKDQDHRAKGLGIENIGGIFVVLICGLILIVWVCCLGIENIGGIFVVLICGLIIAVFVAIMEFVWSTRHSADTDKVSMCQEMLSEFRNAVSCRKSSRFRRRRLMTSSLALRHAARVALGPPRHLRVVREMRHSNGRLCSGAGPSTGGVAAADASPPPDLGPGPQCPLEAPRGACSSTAPATHTHTHTLTPARAVTVMLPRGCTHVRICQECRRIQSLCPAPPSTRIPPSSPPLPRPPPPPPPASLSNTDSEGGGGSSPHTSDHTLSPHPLLPTQSGTETQTEQD; from the exons gttGAGCCCATACGAGTGGTATAATCCACACCCGTGCATGCGGCGGGGTCTCCTGGTGAACCAGTACTCTCTGGGCAACAGCCTGTGGTTCCCTGTGGGCGGATTCATGCAGCAAGGCTCGGAGATCATGCCCCGCGCCCTCTCCACCCGCTGCGTCAGTGCGgtctg gtGGCTCttcaccctcatcatcatctcgTCCTACACGGCCAACCTGGCGGCCTTCCTGACGGTGCAGAGGATGGAGATGCCCATCGAGTCCCCCGACGACCTGGCTGAGCAGACGGCCATTGCGTACGGCACCATGCAGGGGGGGTCCACCATGGCCTTCTTCAGg AACTCTCGGTACCAGACGTACCAGCGGATGTGGAACTTCATGCACTCGAAGCAGCCCAGTGTGTTCGTGAAGAGCACGGAGGAGGGCATCGCCCGCGTGCTCAACTCCAACTACGCCTACCTGCTGGAGAGCACCATGAACGAGTACCACCGCCAGCGCAACTGCAACCTCACGCAGATCGGAGGCCTGCTGGACACCAAGGGCTACGGCATCGGCATGCCGCTGG gGTCTCCATATAGGGATGAGATCAGTCTGGCTGTGCTGCAGCTGCAGGAGAGCGACCGGCTGGAGATCCTCAAGCGCCGCTGGTGGGAGGGAGGACAGTGTCCCAAAGATCAGGACCACAGAGCCAAgg gtctgGGGATAGAGAACATTGGTGGGATCTTTGTGGTGCTGATCTGTGGACTCATCCTCatcgtgtgggtgtgtt gtctgggGATAGAGAACATCGGTGGGATCTTTGTGGTGCTGATCTGTGGACTCATCATTGCCGTCTTTGTGGCCATCATGGAGTTTGTTTGGTCTACACGCCActctgcagacacagacaag gTCTCTATGTGTCAGGAGATGCTGTCAGAGTTCCGGAACGCCGTCTCCTGCAGAAAGAGTTCTCGTTTCCGGCGGCGGCGACTCATGACGAGCTCGTTGGCGCTGCGGCACGCGGCACGTGTGGCCCTCGGGCCCCCCCGACACCTGCGGGTCGTCAGGGAGATGCGCCATAGCAACGGCAGGCTCTGCAGCGGGGCGGGGCCTTCCACCGGGGGGGTGGCAGCAGCAGacgcctctcctccccctgaccTGGGCCCGGGCCCACAGTGCCCCCTAGAGGCCCCTCGGGGCGCCTGCAGCAGCACAgcgccagccacacacacacacacacacacactcacgccagcCAGGGCCGTCACCGTGATGTTGCCCAGAGGCTGCACACACGTACGCATCTGTCAGGAGTGCCGGCGGATCCAGAGCCTTTGTcccgcccccccctccacacgaATCCCGCCCTCCTCACCCCCCTTGCCACGCccaccacccccgcccccaccgGCCTCCTTATCCAATACAGACAGCGAAGGAGGGGGCGGGTCCAGCCCACACACATCAGACCACACCCTCTCACCTCACCCACTGCTTCCCACTCAGAgcggcacagaaacacagacagaacaagactga